The Gordonia iterans DNA window AACCCGGTCGCATGCGTGCGACCGTGGACTGGGTCGGTCCCGTCGGCACGGGAGCGCGCCTGACCAACGCCCTGCGCGAGTGGTCGGGCCTGCTCTTCGAAGTCACGGAGAACCCCAGCGAAGGGGTCGACGGCGAACGCTTCGCGTATGTTCCCGGACTCGGTCTCTGGCGCGGATCCACCAGCGCCAACGGTGATGTGATCCTCGGCGAGATGCAGCTGCGCACCATGATCGAGGCACAGCCGGACAGCGTCGGCCTGGCCGGCGAGCTCGAGGCCGCCCTCGGCACGGCCTGGGACGAGGCACTGGAGGCCTACCGCATGGGTGGAGTGGGCGCCGAGGTGACCTGGCTGCGTCAACGCGTCGGCTGACACGACGCCGACGACGTGCACCGGTGCTCACCCGGTCGGCAGGCCTCCGGGGGCCGCGTCGGGCGTCCCTCCCGCTCGGTGCGCAGCCTCGTCCGATCGGCGCGCCTTCCGCTCGGCATGAATGATGTGCAGCGCCCGGGCTATCACCGACTCGATGGTGAGCACCACTCCGCAGACGATCGCGAGGGAACCGGGCACCAGGACCAGCAGGTCGTCGATCCGCTCCCAGGCCTTCGGACTCCACAACGCCACCCAGGTGAGCAGCAGGGCGATGACGGTCGCGATCTCGCCGACGAAGTTGACCACGACGAAGGCGATCGCGACCTTCCGGTGTCGGCGCACCGCTTTGCCGGAGAACTGGAAGTTCGCCGCGAACGCCAACAGCAGCACGGCGAAGAGCGACAGCAGGATCCCGAGATCGTCCGAAGTCAGTTCACGCACGTCGCTCCTCCGTGTCGAGTTCGGCCAGGACGGCCTGATTGAAGTCGCTCCACAGCGGCTTGGCCCACGGCCCGAAGGCCCGGTCGGTGAGCACCACCCCCGCCGCCTTCCGGACCGGATCCACCCAGAGGAACGTGCCGGACTGCCCGAAGTGCCCGAAGGTCCCCGGGGAGTGCGCATGCGCCGTCCAGTGCGGATTCTTGGCGCCCTTGAGCTCCGGGCCCAGGCCCCAGTCGTTGGGCCGGAACTTCCCGTAACCCGGGACGAAGCCGTCGAGGCCGCCGAACGCCACAGTCCGTGCGGCCGTCGCCGTCTGCGGCGAGATCAGCTGCGGCACCAACAGTTCCCCGGCGAAGCGCACCAGATCGTCGACATTCGACGACGCCGCGTAACCGGCCGATCCGTCCAGCGAGGTCGCGGTCATGCCGAGGGGCTGCACGACGGCCTCGTCCAGGTAGTCGCGGAACAGAATGCCGGTCGCCTCCTGCACGGTCTCGGCGAGGATCTCGTACCCGGCCGACGAGTAGATCCGGCGGGTGCCCGGCTCGGCCTGCACCTCGCGCGGCTCGCCGCCCGGCCCGGTCCAGACTCCCCGGCCCGTTCCGCCCCCTGAGCTCGTTCCGCCCCCTGAGCTCGTTCCGCCCCCTGAGCTCGTTCCGCCCCCTGAGCTCGTTCCGCCCCCTGAGCTCGTTCCGCCCCCTGAGCTTGTCGAAGGGCCAAGACCGGAGGCGTGGGCGAGCAGGTGCGCGACCGTCGAGCCGGGAGGCCCCGCAGGTGTGTCGAGCTCCACAGCGCCCTCCTCCACCGCGACCAGAACCGCGTGTGCGACAAGCAGTTTGGTTACCGACGCCAACGGGAACACCCGAGCGGTGTCCCCGAACGCGACGTTCAGGGATCGCTCGGGTGCTGTCACCGCAGCGGCGACGTCGTCGACCGGCCAGTGCGCGAGTTGCTGCAATGCGTCCACGGACCGCACCCTACCCGCGGCGACTCGTCACGGCGTCGCGGTCGCGGGCGTGCGCGTGGTGCGCGCCGGGACGGAGGCCTCCGGCGTCGGGTTCGTCTCCTCCTCGTCGGCGACGTCGGGCGCCACTTCGAGTTCGCCGTCTCGCTCCACCACCTGGTCGTCGTCGAGCGTGGAGTTCACGTCGTCGACAGTGCCGAGCACGCGGTCGACGTCGGCCGTGGAGTACCCGCACTGGTAGGCCTCGGACACCCACTTCTTGGTCAGACGCGGGATGCCGTCCTGGTGCGCCTCGGCGACGGTGCCGGACCGGATGTTCTCGGGGTTGGAGCGGCGCAGGTCCGACACCTCGCGGCAGACGTGGAAGGCCGCACCGCCCTTGACCCAGAACACCTCGTCGGCGCCGGTCAGTTCCTTCACGACGTTGGTCTCGACGCTGTACTGCTCCACCGACGGCGCGTCCTTGTCGTACGAGAACACGCCGACCAGCACGGCGACCACGATCGCGACCGCGCCGAGGACCCCCTTCTGCTTCCCGTCCATGTTCTTGTCGAGGAAGATGAAGACGATCAGCGGCAGGAACGCGAGGACGGTCATGATGACGCCGAGCTGGTTTTGAACGAAGAACCTCGTCTTGTCCTTCTCCGACGCCGGGTCGTAACGGTTGGCCTTCTTCCACAGCAGCGACCCGCCGAGGGTGAGGACCGCGATCGCCACGATCAGGCCGATGACGAGCCAGGTGTTGACGGGCTTGTCCGGCAGCAGCGCCCAGACGATGGTGAAGATCTCCAGGCCGATCGCGACCAGCCACAGCACCATCGCGACGATCCGCAGCTTCAGCGCGGTGGACTCGGCCTCCGGCGTCGGGACGAACGTACCGCCCTTGGTGGTCTTCTGCTCAGCGACTTCGGCGCCTCGCTGGGCACGCGACTTCGCCGGCTTCTTGTTCTCCGCCATCATTCCTCCAGATCGGCTAGGCAGTCAGCGTAGCGCCCGGAGGTCCCTCGCTCAGCGATCAGCGTCGGTGTAGCGGATCACGCCGCGAATGTTCCGCCCCTCCAGCATGTCCCGGTAGCCGTCGTTGATCTGATCGAGGGTGTACTGACGGGTGATCATGTCCTCGATGTTCAGCTTGCCCATCTTGTACATCGACAGCAGATTCGGGATGTCGATCTTCGGGTTTCCTCCACCGAAAATCGAGCCCTGCAGGTTCTTCTGCAACAGCGTCAGCATCGACAGGTTCAGGGTCACCTTATCGTCGGTCATGTTCCCCATGCCGGTCAGCACGCAGGTGCCGTTCTTGGCGGTGATCGAGAGCCACGTGTCGACGTCGGACCCGAAGACCTCGCCGACGGTCACGATCACCTTCTGGCACATGCCCCAGCCGGTCGCCTCGCCGATCGCATTCATGGCCTCGCCGACCGACGAGAACGCCTCCGTCGCACCGAACTTGAGGGCCTGCTCGCGCTTCCACTCCACCGGGTCGATGGCGAACACGTTGCGGGCACCGGCGATCACCGCGCCCTGCAGCGCCGCGGTACCGACGCCTCCGACACCGACGATCGCGACGTCCTCCCCCGGGCGGACGTCGGCCGACCGGGTCGACGACCCGTAGCCGGTGGGGATGCCGCAGCCACAGAGCGCGGCCACCTCGAACGGGATGTCGGGATCGATCTTCACGGCGGACGCCTCGTGCACCACCATGTACGGCGCGAACGTGCCCAAGAGCGTCATCGGGTACACCGGATCGCCGTCGGGCGTGTGGATGCGGAAGGTGTGGTCGGAGACGGCCTCGCCCTGCAGCAGCATGGCGCCGAAATCGCAGAGGTTCGCCACTCCGGCTTTGCACGACGGGCACTTGCCGCACGACGGGATGAAACTCAGGACCACATGGTCGCCGACGGCGAAGTCGGTGACGCCCTCACCGATCTCCTCCACCACCCCGGCTCCTTCGTGGCCGCCGAGGATCGGGAAGCCCGCGAGCGGGATCCCACCGGTCACCAGATGGTGATCGGAGTGGCACATCCCGGCCGCCTCCATCCGGATCTTGATCTCGTGAGCCTTGGGGTCCCCGATCTCGATCTCTTCGATCTGCCAGGGAGTGTTCAGTTCGCGGAGGATCGCACCTTTAGTCTTCACGAATCCTGAGCCTAGCGGCGCGAACCCAAAATTGGAACATGTTTCAGTTTCTCTCCGAGATTTCTCAGTCGGACAGGCCCGCGTCCTTGCTGCCGTAAGCCTCCCGGAGCCGTGGTTTGACCACTTTGCCGCCGGCGTTGCGCGGCAGCACGTCGACCACGATCAGGTCTTTCGGGTGCTTGAAGCGCGCGAGATTCTCGTTCAGGTAGGGCTCCAAATCAGTCAGGGTCAGTTCGTCGACGCCCTCCGTCAGGACGACGACGGCGACCGGCACCTCGCCCCACTTCTCGTGCGCCCGGCCGATGACGGCCGCCTCGAGGATGCCCGGATGCGAGAAGAGCACGTTCTCCACTTCGGCGCAGTAGATGTTCTCGCCACCGGAGATGATCATGTCCTTGGCACGGTCGACCACGTACAGGAAGCCCTCGTCGTCCTGCCGGACCAGGTCGCCGGAGTGGAACCAACCGCCGCGGAAGGCCTC harbors:
- a CDS encoding NDMA-dependent alcohol dehydrogenase, with protein sequence MKTKGAILRELNTPWQIEEIEIGDPKAHEIKIRMEAAGMCHSDHHLVTGGIPLAGFPILGGHEGAGVVEEIGEGVTDFAVGDHVVLSFIPSCGKCPSCKAGVANLCDFGAMLLQGEAVSDHTFRIHTPDGDPVYPMTLLGTFAPYMVVHEASAVKIDPDIPFEVAALCGCGIPTGYGSSTRSADVRPGEDVAIVGVGGVGTAALQGAVIAGARNVFAIDPVEWKREQALKFGATEAFSSVGEAMNAIGEATGWGMCQKVIVTVGEVFGSDVDTWLSITAKNGTCVLTGMGNMTDDKVTLNLSMLTLLQKNLQGSIFGGGNPKIDIPNLLSMYKMGKLNIEDMITRQYTLDQINDGYRDMLEGRNIRGVIRYTDADR
- a CDS encoding DUF3145 domain-containing protein — encoded protein: MRSLNQFADLTSGVVYIHSAPAALCPHVEWALSSTLNARADLKWSAQDAEPGRMRATVDWVGPVGTGARLTNALREWSGLLFEVTENPSEGVDGERFAYVPGLGLWRGSTSANGDVILGEMQLRTMIEAQPDSVGLAGELEAALGTAWDEALEAYRMGGVGAEVTWLRQRVG
- a CDS encoding serine hydrolase domain-containing protein, with amino-acid sequence MDALQQLAHWPVDDVAAAVTAPERSLNVAFGDTARVFPLASVTKLLVAHAVLVAVEEGAVELDTPAGPPGSTVAHLLAHASGLGPSTSSGGGTSSGGGTSSGGGTSSGGGTSSGGGTSSGGGTGRGVWTGPGGEPREVQAEPGTRRIYSSAGYEILAETVQEATGILFRDYLDEAVVQPLGMTATSLDGSAGYAASSNVDDLVRFAGELLVPQLISPQTATAARTVAFGGLDGFVPGYGKFRPNDWGLGPELKGAKNPHWTAHAHSPGTFGHFGQSGTFLWVDPVRKAAGVVLTDRAFGPWAKPLWSDFNQAVLAELDTEERRA